GAGCAGCGCGGCACGGCCATCGGCCAGCCCGGCTCCCTGGATGGCGTAGCGTGCGCCCTCGAAGGTGAAGAGGAACGGGTCCCGCACCGCGGTGACCTGTGGGTCCTCCGGCATGGAGGCCGCGACGTGCCCGGTCTGGACCCAGTCCACCAGGTCCTCCGAGCCGCGCGCGATGACCACCTGGGAGGCGCCGCCGTCGGCACGCACGCCCGAGTAGGCCGCGGTGGGGACGCCGCCGTCGACCGTGACGACGCCGGTCCAGCAGCCGAAGTCGTCCGGCCCGCCGTCCTGCGGCGTCAGCGCCACCGGGTGCTCCTCCCAGTGCACCAGGTCCGCGCTGCTCACGTGACCCCACTGGATGCGGTGGTGCCGCGCTGACTCCGGGTTGTACTGGAAGAACACGTGGTAGCGGCCGTTGACGTGGCTGACGCCGTTGGGGTCGTTGATCCAGCCCTGCGCGGGACGGGGGTGGAGGCGCGGGAAGTACGGATCCGGGTGCTCCGCCGCCGTCCTGGCGAAGGAGAGGGCTGCAGGCTGGGTCACGGAGGAGGTCCTTTCGGGGAAGTGCGGGGAGGCGGACGGGTCCCTTCGTGGCCACGACGGGTGCGTGGCGGCGAAGGGACCCGAGCCGTTCAGGGAGGTGGTTACTTGCCGATGCCGGAGGTGAGGCCGGCCCGCAGGGTGCGCTGGCCGAAGATGAACACCACGAACGCCGGGATCATGGACAGGATCACGCCCGCCAGGACCACGGAGATGCTGCCGGTGCCCATGTTGCCCTGAAGGGAGACCAGCCCCAGGGGCAGGGTGAAGTTCTGCTCCGAGATGGTCATGATCAGGGGGCGGAAGAACTCGTTCCAGTGGTAGTTGAAGGCGAGGATGCCCACGATCGCCAGGCCCGGCATGGCCAGCGGCGCGTACACGGAACGGAAGGTCCGCCACGGGGTGGCGCCGTCGATCGCGGCGGCTTCCGCGAGGTCCGGCGGCAGGCCCAGGAAGTACTGGCGCATGAGGAAGGTGCCGAACGCCGTCGGGATGGCCGGGATGATCAGGGCCAGCAGCGTGTCCGAGATGCCCATGCCGCGGATCAGCAGGAAGACCGGGACGATCGTGACCTGCAGCGGCACCATCATGGTGGCCAGGATGACGGAGAACAGGGCGCTCTTGCCCTTGAACTCCAGCTGGGCGAAGGCGTACCCGGCCAGGGCGGCGGAGGCCATCTGGCCGAGGGCCACCAGGCCCGTGACGAGTGCGCTGTTCAGGACCAGCAGGCCCATGTTGAGCTGCTTGAACACCTGGGCGTAGGACGTGAAGTCCGGGTTCCAGGGGATGAAGCTCGGCGGCAGATTGAACGATTCGCTCGGCAGGCGCAGTGAGGTGGACAGGGTCCACAGCACGGGCCCGATGGTGAACACGGCGGCGATCGCCAGGATGACGATCCGTCCGGTCATCCCCCAGTCGATGCGACGGCGGGTGGTCGGTGCGGGGTCCACGGTGGAGGTGCCACGGGGCCGGAGAGTCTGGGTGGTGGTCATGGCGGGCCTCACTGGTAGAAGACGAAGCGCTTGCTGAGGCGGAACTGCGCCGCCGTGATCAGCATGATGATGATGGTCAGGATGACGCCCAGGGCCGAGGCCTGGCCGAATTCGAGGCGCTGGAAGGCGGTCTCGAAGATCACCATGACCGCGGTGCGGGTGGAGTCACCCGGTCCGCCGCCGGTGAGGACGTAGGGCTGGTCGAAGACCTGGAGCGCCGAGATGATCGCCATGACCGAGGCCACCAGGGTGGTGGGGCTGAGGAGGGGCAGGGTGATCTGAACCAGCTTGCGCCAGCCGGTCGCGCCGTCGAGCGACGCCGCTTCGTAGGTCTCGGTGGGGATCGACGCCAGGCCGCCCAGGAAGAGCAGGAAGGAGAAGCCGAAGTTCTGCCAGACGTAGACCAGGACGATCACGGCCGCGGAGCCCGTGGGGCTCGTGAGCCACGGCACCGACGGGATGTTGAGCAGGGACAGCAGCCAGTTCACCACGCCGAACTTCTCATTGAAGAGGTACTTCATGAAGATGGACACCGAGGCGGCCGAGAGGACGAGCGGGAAGAACAGGGCACTGCGGAAGAAGCTGCGGAGCCAGTTGGGAAGCTTCTCGGTGACCAGGACGGCCAGGCCGAGGGCGATGCCGAGCTGCAGGGCCACCGCCACCACCACGAAGAGGATCGTGTTGAGGAAGGACACCTGGACCGTGGGGCTCTGGGCCACCTCGGCGAAGTTGGCGAAGCCCACGAATTCGGGGGCGGAGATGATGTCCCAGTGGAAGAAGGCCAGGACGATCGAGGCCACGATCGGGATGAGCGTGAAGATGCCCATGCCCGCGATGGTGGGGGCCAGGAAGACCCACGGGAGCCAGCGTTGTTGTTTCATCAGTTCCTCCCGAGAGCCAGGTCGAGATCCCGCTCGAGGGACTTCATGGCGTTCTTGAGCTGGGCCTGGTCACCGGAGACGGCCAGCGAGACGTTCTTGATCAGGGCGGTCTCCACGGCGGCCTGCTCCGGCGGCGCCGGGATGGGGCCGGTGGACGGGAACTTGTCCAGGGTGTCGTAGAAGACCTTCCAGTGCTTCGGCCCCTTGCCGGAGTACAGGGCCTCGTTGACCATCGACCGCCGGGTGGGCGTGGTGGTCGGCAGGGCGAAGGCCACTTCCATGGCCGGCTTGGAGGCCGCCCACTTCACGAACTCCCAGGCGGCGTCCTTGTCCTTGGCGGTCTTCATGATGGCGTAGCCGGCGGTGCCGAACTGGTGCCGCTGCGTGCGCCACTTGGGGAAGAAGGAGACGTCGAACTCGTCCTCCTTCATGCCCGCTTCATGCAGACCCTCCACCCAGTAACCGCCTGCGGGCGTGCTGCCGATGCGTCCGGAGGCGAACAGACCCACCAGTGAGTTGCCGCCACCCTCCTCGGGGCGGACGCCCAGGCCGTCCTTGACCAGTCCGCGCAGGAAGTCGAAGGACTCCTCCACGCGGGAGTCGAGGGCATTCGGGGACTCCCAGAGCGAACCGCCCGCGCGCATCTTGCTGCTGGGGTCGTTCTTGTAGAAGCCGTCCCAGAGCCAGCGGCCGCCACTGGCCTTGGTCTCCTTGAGGAAGCTCGTGTCGTTGATGTAGAGCCACGGCACCACGCCGCCGAAGAGACGGTTGGTCCAGTAGTACGGGGTGAAGTCGCTGCCGTTGGCCTGCTTCATGGAGCTGAGCATGTTCCGGAAATCCAGGTGGCTCCAGTCAGCCGGAGGAAGTTCCAGTCCGGCCTTCTTCAGGGCGGAGGTGTTGAAGTACATGTTCGCGGCGTTCCAGTCGAGCGGAAGCTGGTACAGGCTGCCCTTGTACATCATGGCTTCCACGAGGCTCGGATGGACGTCGTCGAAGTACTCCTGCAGCACCGAGGCATCGCGCTGCACGAACCGGTCCAGCGGCTCGGCGAGGCGTTCGGCGAAGAGCTGCGTGCCTTCCGTGGCCACGTACACCAGGTCCGGCGACTGACCGGCGGCCACCATGGTGAGGAGCTTGACGAAGAAGTCCTTCCAGTCCACGGACTGGATGGCCTGCACCTTGACCTTGATCTCGGGGTGCACCTTGTTGAAGTCGGCCACGAGCTTCTCGCGGGCGGCCGCATCCGCCTTGGTGCCCTGGATGACGATGCTGAGGCTGTTGTCGCCCCGGCCGGGGATGTCGGCTGCGGTCAGACGCGGCCACGACGCCGCTGTCACCCCCACCACTCCGACTCCCAGGGCGCCGAGCGCGGCACGGCGGGTGATGTCCCCGACCGCTCCCACTTTGCTTGCCATGAGTTGTACCTTTCCTGGTGCGACGTCGCACCTAACACGTGTTAGGTAGATTAGGTTCCACGCGCCCTTTGTGTCAAGGATCACTTTTTGTCAAGTCGCTGAACTGCGGAAACAGTGTTCATCCTCGAGGACGACGACGCCGGGGCGCCTCGCCGGGCGTTCGCGCCGGCCGCCACTCCGGCGGCTTCCAGATTCCTGTGTCACGCTGGACCCATGTCACCGATCAGCACGCTCGAGCACCGGGGCGCCCGCCAGAGCCGCGGCTCCGCCTGGCGCCCGCTCGCCCTGGCCTTCGGCGCCGTCCTGGGAGCGCTCGGAATCCTCTGGATGTACCGCTTCTTCGTCCGGACCGTGGACGGTCAGACCCTCGACGCCCTCGTGCTGTCCCAGGCCAGAGCCATGAGCGGCGGCCGTCTGGACAAGGTGACCACGGCGGTCCTGGACAACCTCCCGGCAGCGTCGATCATCCTCGCCGCGATCATCGTCGGCTTGGTCGCGTTCGTCGGCAGACGGTGGACACCGGCACTGTGGGCCGTCATCGCGGCGGTCGCGGCGAACCTGGCGACGCAGGTCCTGAAGTACACCGTATTCGGCCGCCCGGACCTCGGCGTCGAGACACCCACCAACAACTCGCTG
Above is a window of Arthrobacter sp. Y-9 DNA encoding:
- a CDS encoding carbohydrate ABC transporter permease, which codes for MTGRIVILAIAAVFTIGPVLWTLSTSLRLPSESFNLPPSFIPWNPDFTSYAQVFKQLNMGLLVLNSALVTGLVALGQMASAALAGYAFAQLEFKGKSALFSVILATMMVPLQVTIVPVFLLIRGMGISDTLLALIIPAIPTAFGTFLMRQYFLGLPPDLAEAAAIDGATPWRTFRSVYAPLAMPGLAIVGILAFNYHWNEFFRPLIMTISEQNFTLPLGLVSLQGNMGTGSISVVLAGVILSMIPAFVVFIFGQRTLRAGLTSGIGK
- a CDS encoding sugar ABC transporter permease; translated protein: MKQQRWLPWVFLAPTIAGMGIFTLIPIVASIVLAFFHWDIISAPEFVGFANFAEVAQSPTVQVSFLNTILFVVVAVALQLGIALGLAVLVTEKLPNWLRSFFRSALFFPLVLSAASVSIFMKYLFNEKFGVVNWLLSLLNIPSVPWLTSPTGSAAVIVLVYVWQNFGFSFLLFLGGLASIPTETYEAASLDGATGWRKLVQITLPLLSPTTLVASVMAIISALQVFDQPYVLTGGGPGDSTRTAVMVIFETAFQRLEFGQASALGVILTIIIMLITAAQFRLSKRFVFYQ
- a CDS encoding extracellular solute-binding protein, with translation MASKVGAVGDITRRAALGALGVGVVGVTAASWPRLTAADIPGRGDNSLSIVIQGTKADAAAREKLVADFNKVHPEIKVKVQAIQSVDWKDFFVKLLTMVAAGQSPDLVYVATEGTQLFAERLAEPLDRFVQRDASVLQEYFDDVHPSLVEAMMYKGSLYQLPLDWNAANMYFNTSALKKAGLELPPADWSHLDFRNMLSSMKQANGSDFTPYYWTNRLFGGVVPWLYINDTSFLKETKASGGRWLWDGFYKNDPSSKMRAGGSLWESPNALDSRVEESFDFLRGLVKDGLGVRPEEGGGNSLVGLFASGRIGSTPAGGYWVEGLHEAGMKEDEFDVSFFPKWRTQRHQFGTAGYAIMKTAKDKDAAWEFVKWAASKPAMEVAFALPTTTPTRRSMVNEALYSGKGPKHWKVFYDTLDKFPSTGPIPAPPEQAAVETALIKNVSLAVSGDQAQLKNAMKSLERDLDLALGRN